In Betaproteobacteria bacterium, the genomic window TCGATCGTCGCTTTTGTGCAAAATTCACGTACTGGAGAAATCCTGCAAGCGTTGAGCACGCCGCTCTGCCGCGGCTGATCGCGGTTTCGCGCCGGCGGCCTTGAAGCTCGCAAGCAGATGATTTGCCGTCGCCACGTGTTCAATTCGCCAGTGCGAATTTATTACACGCGAATGAGCGCAAAAATTGGGTATGATTCGCGTGCCCAATTGCCAATGTATTGTGAGCCATGATCCTTCCCGAACCCTTTAGTGTCGAAATTTGCGATTGGTCGCAACATCAGGCTGCGCTTGCAGAAGTACGTCATGCCGTCTTCGTGGAAGAGCAGAAAGTTCCGCGGGAAATCGAGCTAGATGAACTGGATGCAATGTCCGTGCATGCCATCGCGCGGGACGCGGGTGGAAATGTCATTGGCACAGGCCGGCTGATTTTGCCGTCGCCACTGCCACGGATCGGTCGCATGGCGGTATTGAAGCCTTGGCGGCGCGCTGGCGTCGGCGCGGCCATCCTGCGGATGCTGTGCCGCGATGCAAAGCTGCGTGGATATTCCGAAGTCACGCTGAATGCGCAGACGCACGCCACACCGTTTTACTTCAAACACGGATTTCTTTCGCACGGTCCGGAATTTGTTGAGGCGGGCATTCCACATCAGGAAATGCGCAAGAAGATCTAGCAGCCTGTCGGACTTAGAGAATCGACGCGAAAAATGATTTGGGCGAGGGAAAATTTCTACGCTTTTCAAGCCAATGGTTGTTCCATTGGCGCCGAAAGGCGGGGAAATTTGCGCCGGCCACATCATTTTGCAGCCGATTCCATCTAAGTCCGACGGGCTGCTAGGCCAACTCAGGCACCAGATAGGGCAGTGGCTTTACCACAAGCTTGGGACCGTCGAGAGCCCCCAGCGCAAGCGAACCACCTTTGATGGCCTCGATCTGCGCGACGACCAGTGCATCGAATCCACCGCCCGGCGCGGGCGCGGCATTTGCGATCATGCCCGCCGCCTGATCGGCAAACTCCTGCGAATAAACGGAATCGCCCGGTTTCGGAACTGCCGTCGTCGAATGAACCCAGGCCATGCGACGTTTCAGTATGCCCCGGTACTGCGTGCGTGCAACGATTTCCTGGCCGGGATAACAGCCCTTTTTGAAACTGACGCCGCCGACCAATTCAAAGTTCGCCATCTGCGGGACAAATTGGTCCTGTGTGCTTGGCAGTACCGTGAGAATACCCTCGCGAATCTTGAGGTCATCCCAGACTGACGCACCGACGCGCATTGCCTGACGCGATAGCTCACGCCACCATGCAATCGCATTGTCCGCGCTCGCAATGATTTCGAATCGATTGGCCGACAGTCGCACAATCCTTCCGCCGTCGACATGCAATGTGCTCATCGAGGGTTCTGGAACCTGGCCGGTGATGGCCCTGACCATTGATTCGGCGTCCGCGCCGGCGATTCCAAAACGTACCCAGTTTGCACTCTCATCGCTAAGCGTGACCTTCGAGCGCAGTACAAACATCTGCATGCGCTTCTGTATGACGGGCTGCAATGAGCGCGGCAGTTGCAGGAAATATCCTTGCTTGCCTTTCCAGACAAGGAAAGTTGCCAGCAGCCTGCCTTTGGGTGAGCACCAGCCATTCCACTGGGCCACGCCATCGGCAAGTGTCAGCACATCGTTGCAGAACTGGGCCTGCAAATATGAAGCGGCGTCATCGCCGCTCACGAGGATCAGGCCATCGTGCGACAGATCGCATAGGACGGCTCGACTATTGATGGCCGACGACTCACGCGTCGGGTCCCCAAAATCAGCGATCCGCCCATCGGCAAAACGTGCACCTTGGTCAGTGAGTTCGGAAATCCAGCGCTCGCTCATGGGACACTATTCTCGGTTACGATTCGGCAGGCAAGCAGTTATATGTCGCCAACAGGCATCCAGCGCCACATTGGCCCCATTGTAGATTTATTCATATGTCCGAAGTTCAAGCCCCTGAAAACAAATCCTTCGATCCGCGCTGGATTACGTTGCGGGTTTCACGTATCAATCTCGGCATCACCATCTTCGGTGCACTGCTGGCGTTCCCCGTGATGATGCTGATCGGCGGAATGGATGTGTGGATCCGCATGTCGCTGCTGGCAGGGTTTGTGGCGTCCATGGCGTGGGACTTGCAGCTGATATTGCTCAAAGGAAGGGATTCGGTCGGCGCATTCTACTTGTTTGACCTGGATCCCGTTTCACCGTTGGCGGCGCCCGATCCATCGGGCATGAAGAAGAAAGTTCGCGCGGACTCGCCCCGGCTGGGGATACGCATCCGCTTTGCGAATGCAGCGAATCATCCCGCATCCAGCGAGCAAAATGGCCTTGTACTGACAAGGGCATTTGTATCGCCCTGGTTCACGGCATTGCGTTATCACCTGCCCGGAGATGCCGCCTGGCGGCGCTGGTGGCCGCGTGTCATACCGCTTTGGGCGGATAGCCTCGATGCGGGTGATTTTCGCGGGATTCGCGTGGCCCTCAAGTGGAAGTAGTCCACGCAGTGCCAAATCGACGCATCTAGCACGGCACGGCACGGCAAGGACGGTAAGAGACGGGATGGCCTCCGGTATAATTTCACCTCCGGTACCACCTTTTCTTCCCGGCCCTGCCAATGAATTCCCCTCAAGTTGTTCCGCCCGTAGCGCCCCCTGTTTTGGTGCTGCGCGGCTCGCCGGCGCTATCGGCATTTCGTCTCGATAAACTTCGGCAAATGCTGATGCAAGCGCATCCGGCGATCCGGTCGATCGACAGTGCATTCGTGCATTTTGTCCACGCGACGCGAACGCTCGACGAACGCGAATCCTCGATCCTGCATAAGTTGTTGACCTACGGCGGCCCCGCATCCCCCGCGCACGAGGGGGAGAGTTTTCTCGTGATTCCACGCGTTGGCACGATCTCGCCCTGGGCATCGAAAGCGACCAATATCGCTCGCAATTGCGGACTGGATAGCGTGCATCGGATCGAGCGCGGCGCGTTGTTCACCGTGAAATGCGAAGGCGCCGTGTCCGCAAATATTCGCGATGCCGTCGCCGGCGCAATTCATGACCCCATGACGGAGACCGTGCGCTTTTCGCTTGACGATGCGGCTGAACTATTTGTCGAACAGGCGCCGGTGCCGTTGGCGCACGTGCCCCTGATGGCGGACGGCAAGCAGGCATTGAGCCGCGCGAACATCGACATGGGACTCGCCATGGCGGCCGACGAGATTGACTATCTCCACGACTACTATCAACGCATCAAGCGCGACCCGACCGATGTTGAATTGATGATGTTCGCGCAGGCGAATTCCGAGCACTGCCGTCACAAGATTTTCAATGCCTCCTGGACCATCGACGGCGAAGCGAAGGACAAAAGCCTGTTTGCAATGATACGAAACACGCATCAGCTGGCGCCGCGCGGGACGATCGTCGCGTATTCGGACAATTCGGCGATCATGCAGGGTGCAACCATTGAACGTTTCTATCCGGACGGAGATGGGAGCTTTGGTTTTCACAAAGATGAAACCCATATCCTGATGAAGGTGGAAACGCACAATCACCCGACCGCCATTGCACCGTGGCCGGGTGCGGCGACCGGTTCCGGCGGCGAGATTCGCGACGAAGGTGCGACCGGCGTTGGTGCGAAGCCCAAAGCCGGGCTCACCGGGTTCTCGGTATCAAACCTGAACATCCCCGGGCATCGCCAGCCTTGGGAAAATCCATACGGAAAGCCCGCGCGTATTGCCTCCGCGTTGACGATCATGATCGAGGGGCCGATAGGCGGCGCCGCCTTCAACAATGAATTCGGCCGCATCAATCTCACCGGTTACTTCCGCACCTACGAGCAATGGGCCGATGGCGTGGTGCGTGGATATCACAAACCCATCATGATCGCCGGCGGCCTGGGAAATATTTCCAGCCGTCACACTCACAAGAAACCGCTGGTGCCGGGTACGCTGCTGATTCAACTCGGTGGTCCCGGCATGCGCATTGGCCTCGGTGGTGGCGCGGCATCGTCGATGACTTCGGGCACCAATACGGAAGCGCTGGATTTTGATTCGGTGCAGCGTGCCAACGCGGAAATGCAGCGCCGTTGCCAGGAAGTAATCGATGCCTGCTGGCAAATGCAGGATGCCAATCCAATCTTGAGTCTCCACGATGTCGGTGCGGGAGGTATCTCCAACGCCTTGCCTGAACTCGCGCATGGCGGTGGTGCTGGCGCACGGTTTGATTTACGCGCGGTGCCGTCAGAAGAACCGGGTATGAGCCCGCGGGAAATCTGGAGCAACGAGTCGCAGGAGCGTTATGTGCTGGCCATCGCGCCGCAATCGCTGGATCGGTTCCGGCAGATCTGCGAGCGCGAGCGTTGCCCGTTTGCAGTGTTGGGTACCGCGACCGAGGCGCAGCAACTCGTGGTTGTTGATCCCCTGTTCGGAAACAATGCGGTTGATATGGACATGGATGTGCTGCTTGGCAAGCCGCCGCGCATGCATCGGGACGTTGTGTCGGTAGCGGTGACACTACCTGCATTGAATACGGCCGATATGGAATTGAAGGACGCCACCTATCGCGTATTGCGGCTGCCGGCCGTGGCGGACAAATCATTCCTGATCACGATTGGCGATCGATCCGTTGGCGGGCTGACGGTACGCGACCAGTTCGTTGGTCCCTGGCAGGTGCCGGTTGCCGATTGCGCGGTCACGCTGATGGGTTATCACACGCTGCAAGGCGAGGCGATGGCGGTGGGGGAACGCGCGCCGGTCGCGATTATCGATGCGCCCGCGTCAGGCCGCATGGCGGTCGGCGAGGCCATCACCAACATCGCAGCAGCGGATGTGGCAGCGATCAGCGATATCAAACTGTCGGCAAACTGGATGGCGGCGGCAGGTTTTCCAGGTGAAGATGCGCGCTTGTTCGAGACAGTGAAAGCGGTGGGCATGGAATTGTGCCCCGCGCTGGGCATGTCCATTCCGGTCGGCAAGGATTCCTTGTCGATGAAAACGGTGTGGGACGACGGGGCCGAAAAGAAGCAGGTCGTCGCGCCGGTTTCTCTTGTGATTACCGCATTTGCGCATGTGGCGGATGCCGGGAAGACACTGTCACCGGTACTCGATCGCGGTGCCGGTGATACCGAGTTGGTGCTGATCGATCTCGGGGCAGGCAGGAACCGGCTGGGCGCATCGGCACTCGCACAGGTATACGGACAGGTGGGCAACGCAGCTCCCGACCTGGACGACCCCGCGCAACTCAGACATTTTTTTGCCGCGATACGGCTGCTTACGCGCGGGCACAAAATCCTCGCCTACCACGACCGTTCGGATGGCGGACTGCTCGTGACACTTGCCGAGTTGATGTTTGCGTCGCGCTGCGGGCTGACCATCAATCTGGATGCGCTCACCTATTCTGAACGCGAAGCGGATGTCGACGATTACGACGTCAGCAGCACCGCGACGAAACTCGGCGAAAGCGAAGCGGTTCTGGCCGCGCTGTTCAACGAAGAACTCGGCGCGGTAATACAGATTCGCAAGGCAGATCGTGCGGTGGTGATGCAGGTACTGCGCGGCGCAGGGCTCGCCACATGCAGTCATGTCATCGGCCATCCCAACGACAGCGATGAACTGAGGGTGATTCGCGCCACGCGGTCGCTGCTGTGCGAAAAACGCGTTGACCTGCAGTCGGCCTGGAGTGAGACGAGCTTTCTGATTCAGTCGCTGCGTGACAATCCCGTTACCGCGAAACAGGAATTCGAGCGGCTGCAGGACGCGACCGATCCGGGGCTTAACGCCAAGGTCAGCTTCGATCCTGCTGAAAACGTCGCGGCGCCATTTATCGGTGTGGCGGCAGCACCGAGGATTGCAATTCTCCGAGAGCAGGGTGTCAACGGTCAGGTGGAAATGGCGCATGCCTTTACCCGTGCCGGATTCGATGCCATCGACGTGCACATGAGCGACATCATCAGTGGCCGGATATCGCTGGCCGATTTCAAGGGCTTCGCCGCCTGCGGGGGTTTTTCCTACGGTGACGTACTCGGCGCGGGCGAGGGCTGGGCGAAATCTGTCTTGTTCAATCCGCGTGCACGCGACGAGTTCGGGGCTTTCTTTCAGCGTAGCGATTCTTTCGCGCTCGGTGTGTGCAATGGCTGCCAGATGATGTCCAACCTGCACGAAATCATTCCGGGCGCGGAAAACTGGCCGCATCTTGAACGCAACGGCAGCGAACAATATGAAGCGCGCACCGTGCTTGTCGAGGTCCGTGAATCTCCGTCTATCCTGTTTGCCGGCATGAGCGGCTCGCGACTGCCGGTGGCAACCGCGCACGGCGAAGGCCGCGCAGTGTTTCGTGATGCCGCGCAGCAAGATGCCGTTCGCTGGCTGTGCGCGGCGCAGTTCGTCGACAATCAGGGCCGCGCGACTGAACAATTCCCGGCCAATCCCAACGGATCACCACTGGGCATGACCGCCTTTACGACGCCGGATGGGCGCTTTACGATCATGATGCCGCACCCGGAGCGGGTCGCGCTGAATGTGAATCTGTCGTGGCGACCGGTCGATTGGCCGGTGGCTGATGTGGATGGAAAGCCGGCGTTCAGCCCGTGGATGCGCATGTTTCAAAATGCCAGGCGTTGGGTCGGTTGACCTGCTTGACGGCAAACACTAGCGCTGGTGCGGCTTCCGCGCATAAAATGCCATGAAAGCCGCACCAGTGCTAGGGTTTGCCGACCCGAAATCAGCGCAGCGGTGACTTTTCCGCTGACACTCGTCTTACACCCGCGACATAGCGTTTGAGTGTCGACGAGAGTTCGCCCGACGGAATCATGGCTTCAATCAACTGAAATTTTCCGCGTGTGGCAACGGCCTGCGCGAGTGCATCGGCAAGCTCCGCACGGGTACGGGCACGCATGCCATCGCCGCCCATGCCTGCCGCCATGCTGGCGAAATTCCATTCACCGAGATGATTGAAAGCAGACTCCGGCTGGAAACTTTGCAGCATGCCCCAGCCAGCGTTGTTGAATACCACCACGATTGGATCCCAGCCGTATCGAGGACAATTGCCCAGTTCCCAGCCAGTCATCTGGAATGCCCCATCGCCGACCAGAATCAGTGCGCGTCGGCCGCTGGCGGCCTGCAATCCCAGCCCGGCGGGAACGCCGAAGCCCATGGTGGCGTAATAGCCGGGGGCTACACGATGTGTGTGATCGATATCCATGGACGTGAACAGACAGTCGCCGACGTCCACGGCGAGCGGCATGCGGCCATGCCGGGCCATGAGATCGTTGATGGCGCGCGCGATGTCATCCGGCGCGATGGTGTGGTCATCGGCGACCAGGCCGGCGGGGCAGGGCACAGGTTGTGTGCACGCCTTGTCGCTGGCGTAGGCAGGCGTCCACTTGATTGCCGTGCGTTCAAGGAGCGCGGCGATCAGTGCCGCAAGCGGAATATCTGAATACGTGTGGTATCCGAGCGTGACTTCGCGATCATTCGCGTGAATGGTGTGGCGCAAATCAATTTGCCGCTGTGAAATTCCAAAGTTAGTGTCGGAGAGAATGACGCCGAGCAGAAATAACGCGTCGGCGTTCTCAACCAGTTCCGTCACCTCGGGTCGCCCCGCCATGCCCAGATAGGCGCCCAGCGCGGGATTCGCCGATTCAGCAAGCAACCCACAGCCCATGAAACTGGTCACCACCGGGATGCGCAGACGTGCCGCCAGTTTGGCAACGGCTTCTTCCTGACCGAAGCGTCGCACTTCAACACCGACCATCAAAACAGGCTGGCTTGCGCGAGACAGGCGTTCGAGGATCTCAGTGACGCATGCGGTGAGTGCATCCGTATCAATCGGTGCGGGAACGTCTGGTGTAACGGGCGCGCATGGCACGTTTGGCATGTCGCGCGGCACCTCGATATAGACTGGTCGCGTCTCGCGGATGCAACTTGCCAGCACGCGTGCGATGGCGCCGGGCGCGCGGGCGGCATCGTCCAGGCGAGTCTGGTCGCAAGTAATCTCGCGGTAGATTTGCAGCTGCGAGTCCAACCGTTTTGCCTGGTGGTGCAGCAGCCATCCGCTGCCGGATTCACCTCGCCCGGGACCTCCCGAGATCACCACCAGCGGTGATTTTTCGGCGTACGCACCGGCCACGGCATTCACCATGTTCAGTGCGCCAGCGCCGTAAGTGACGACCGCCACGCCGGGCGCGCCGGAGATCCGCGCGGCCGCATCGGCGGCGAACCCGACTGCAGGTTCATGACTGAGCGTGTAGAGCGGCAGGATTGCGGATTCCTCGATTACCTTGAAAAACGGCAAAACGAAATCACCAGGGATTCCGAAGATCTGGCGTGCGCCGTGGGCCTTGAGCGCGATGAGGAGTGATTCCGCAAGATTCATGGCGGGCCAGCGTCGAGTTTGGGTTCGTCCATTGTCCAGTCCCGGAATCGTCCTGCTTTGTTCCAGATCAACGGAGCGAACAGGTGCACATTATTCTTGGCGCGCGTATCCGCATTGGGCATGCTGTTGCGACTAGCTTTCGAAGCGTGCTCCGAAGGCTTCGGCATACGCGCTCTCGCCATACTCGAAATGCGCATCGGGCGTCTCACCGAGGTAGGTGGCTTCCACCGTGACCTTGACGTATCGATCAAGCTTTTGCCAGATCGCATAGGTCAAAGTACGCGCAATATCCGCGGGGCGCTCGCCGGCGCGGATCTCGTGCTCGGCGGAAAGTGTAATGGCCATCGCATCGCCAACGCGGGCGCGTTCCACTTCCTGGGGTTTCGCCCAATTGGCCGTGAATGCCTCGACCACCGACGGTACTTCGCGCGGCAGCAATGGCGATGCACTCAGATCGAGTCGATAGAGGTTGCCGGCTTTGGCGAATTGCACGTGGACGGGAGTATTCATGAGTTTACGTTAATGGAACTTTTGCCATGGCGCAATGCTAGGCAAAGACGAAAGTTTGGATTAGCATCATTGACTCCCGACTGGGGAACGAAAAAAAGGGCAGCCGTAGCTGCCCTTTTTTCTTCCTTCTGCGCCGCCATCCCCGAACAAAACTTTCGCCGCGTCCAGGATGATTGATTGTCGCCGTGTGGCGGACAATGAATTACTTGAGGTCTATCTTGGCCTTGCTTTTCAGTTCCTGCACCAGCTTTGAAACCTGTTCCTGCTGCGCACGCTGGCGGAAATTGTCTTTCACTTCGTCATACGTCGGCACTTTCATCGCGCGTGAGTCGTCGAGACGAATGACGTGATAGCCGAAAGGTGACTTGACCGGTACGTCGGTGGTCTCGCCTTTTTTCAGCGCTTTCATGGCATTGCCGAACTCAGGTACATAGCGGCCGGCCGGACCCCAATCTAGATCGCCACCATTGTCTTTCGAGCCGGTGTCCTTGGATTTTTCCTTGGCCAGTTTGTCGAAGGCATCGCCACGCTTCAGTGACGCGATGATTGCCTTGGCATCGTCTTCCTTGTCAACCAGGATATGGCGTGCCTTGTATTCCATGTCGCCCATTTGTGCCACGAATTGCTGGTAATTTGCCTTGAGCTTCTCGTCGGTAACCGGGTTGGCTTTGACGAAGTCGTCGAAGTATGCGCGGATCAACACGGCCTGACGGGCCATGTCCATTTGTGCGGCGACCGTTGCATCCTTGTCGAGACCCTTTTTCTTAGCGGCCTGGGCGAGTACCTCGCGGCTGATCAGTTCTTCGCGAATGGCGTTTGCCACGTCGGGGGAAGCAGGTTGGCCGCTCGCCTCACGCTCCTTGTTCATTGCGTCGAAATGCGCTTGCGGAATGGTCACGCCATTGACGCTGATTTTTCCTTCCGCTTTGGCTTCGGCCTTTGCGGCTTTGGATGCCTTGGCGGGCTTTTCGGCTTTTTCAGCAGTTTGCGCCATGACGGCGGGTGCCGCAAACGCGACAGCAACAGCGACAACGAGGGATTTCAATTTGAGTTGCATGGGTCTTCCTTCTGTGTGGTAATTGAACATGAAAATTGTTACTGGGGCTTATTGCGCACGCGCATCGATCTTGAGCGCGTGAATGCGGGTTTGCATCAAATCGCCCAGCAGGTCGTAAATCATCCGGTGGCGTGCCACGGAGGACTGACCCAAAAAAACGGGCGAAACGATGGTGAGTTCGAAATGCGAGCTATCGTGCGCACCGGTGCGAGCCGCGTGATCGCGCGCACCGGCATGCCCGGCGTGTGAAGCGGAATCATCGATGATTTCAAGTGTGACCGGATGAAGCGGCGCCAGACGTTCGCGGATGATGGTTTGTATGTTCATATCGATTCAATCTTGCCGGTTAGGCCGGCAACACTTTTTTGAAAGGCTTGACGGCGACGCTGGAAAATACGCCGGCTTTGCAATAAGGATCTTCTGACGCCCACGCAATGGCGGATTCGCGCGAGGCGAATTCCGCCACGATCAAAGAACCCG contains:
- the ipdC gene encoding indolepyruvate/phenylpyruvate decarboxylase — encoded protein: MNLAESLLIALKAHGARQIFGIPGDFVLPFFKVIEESAILPLYTLSHEPAVGFAADAAARISGAPGVAVVTYGAGALNMVNAVAGAYAEKSPLVVISGGPGRGESGSGWLLHHQAKRLDSQLQIYREITCDQTRLDDAARAPGAIARVLASCIRETRPVYIEVPRDMPNVPCAPVTPDVPAPIDTDALTACVTEILERLSRASQPVLMVGVEVRRFGQEEAVAKLAARLRIPVVTSFMGCGLLAESANPALGAYLGMAGRPEVTELVENADALFLLGVILSDTNFGISQRQIDLRHTIHANDREVTLGYHTYSDIPLAALIAALLERTAIKWTPAYASDKACTQPVPCPAGLVADDHTIAPDDIARAINDLMARHGRMPLAVDVGDCLFTSMDIDHTHRVAPGYYATMGFGVPAGLGLQAASGRRALILVGDGAFQMTGWELGNCPRYGWDPIVVVFNNAGWGMLQSFQPESAFNHLGEWNFASMAAGMGGDGMRARTRAELADALAQAVATRGKFQLIEAMIPSGELSSTLKRYVAGVRRVSAEKSPLR
- a CDS encoding folate-binding protein YgfZ codes for the protein MSERWISELTDQGARFADGRIADFGDPTRESSAINSRAVLCDLSHDGLILVSGDDAASYLQAQFCNDVLTLADGVAQWNGWCSPKGRLLATFLVWKGKQGYFLQLPRSLQPVIQKRMQMFVLRSKVTLSDESANWVRFGIAGADAESMVRAITGQVPEPSMSTLHVDGGRIVRLSANRFEIIASADNAIAWWRELSRQAMRVGASVWDDLKIREGILTVLPSTQDQFVPQMANFELVGGVSFKKGCYPGQEIVARTQYRGILKRRMAWVHSTTAVPKPGDSVYSQEFADQAAGMIANAAPAPGGGFDALVVAQIEAIKGGSLALGALDGPKLVVKPLPYLVPELA
- a CDS encoding peptidylprolyl isomerase, which codes for MQLKLKSLVVAVAVAFAAPAVMAQTAEKAEKPAKASKAAKAEAKAEGKISVNGVTIPQAHFDAMNKEREASGQPASPDVANAIREELISREVLAQAAKKKGLDKDATVAAQMDMARQAVLIRAYFDDFVKANPVTDEKLKANYQQFVAQMGDMEYKARHILVDKEDDAKAIIASLKRGDAFDKLAKEKSKDTGSKDNGGDLDWGPAGRYVPEFGNAMKALKKGETTDVPVKSPFGYHVIRLDDSRAMKVPTYDEVKDNFRQRAQQEQVSKLVQELKSKAKIDLK
- a CDS encoding GNAT family N-acetyltransferase, which encodes MILPEPFSVEICDWSQHQAALAEVRHAVFVEEQKVPREIELDELDAMSVHAIARDAGGNVIGTGRLILPSPLPRIGRMAVLKPWRRAGVGAAILRMLCRDAKLRGYSEVTLNAQTHATPFYFKHGFLSHGPEFVEAGIPHQEMRKKI
- a CDS encoding BolA family transcriptional regulator — protein: MNIQTIIRERLAPLHPVTLEIIDDSASHAGHAGARDHAARTGAHDSSHFELTIVSPVFLGQSSVARHRMIYDLLGDLMQTRIHALKIDARAQ
- the purL gene encoding phosphoribosylformylglycinamidine synthase encodes the protein MNSPQVVPPVAPPVLVLRGSPALSAFRLDKLRQMLMQAHPAIRSIDSAFVHFVHATRTLDERESSILHKLLTYGGPASPAHEGESFLVIPRVGTISPWASKATNIARNCGLDSVHRIERGALFTVKCEGAVSANIRDAVAGAIHDPMTETVRFSLDDAAELFVEQAPVPLAHVPLMADGKQALSRANIDMGLAMAADEIDYLHDYYQRIKRDPTDVELMMFAQANSEHCRHKIFNASWTIDGEAKDKSLFAMIRNTHQLAPRGTIVAYSDNSAIMQGATIERFYPDGDGSFGFHKDETHILMKVETHNHPTAIAPWPGAATGSGGEIRDEGATGVGAKPKAGLTGFSVSNLNIPGHRQPWENPYGKPARIASALTIMIEGPIGGAAFNNEFGRINLTGYFRTYEQWADGVVRGYHKPIMIAGGLGNISSRHTHKKPLVPGTLLIQLGGPGMRIGLGGGAASSMTSGTNTEALDFDSVQRANAEMQRRCQEVIDACWQMQDANPILSLHDVGAGGISNALPELAHGGGAGARFDLRAVPSEEPGMSPREIWSNESQERYVLAIAPQSLDRFRQICERERCPFAVLGTATEAQQLVVVDPLFGNNAVDMDMDVLLGKPPRMHRDVVSVAVTLPALNTADMELKDATYRVLRLPAVADKSFLITIGDRSVGGLTVRDQFVGPWQVPVADCAVTLMGYHTLQGEAMAVGERAPVAIIDAPASGRMAVGEAITNIAAADVAAISDIKLSANWMAAAGFPGEDARLFETVKAVGMELCPALGMSIPVGKDSLSMKTVWDDGAEKKQVVAPVSLVITAFAHVADAGKTLSPVLDRGAGDTELVLIDLGAGRNRLGASALAQVYGQVGNAAPDLDDPAQLRHFFAAIRLLTRGHKILAYHDRSDGGLLVTLAELMFASRCGLTINLDALTYSEREADVDDYDVSSTATKLGESEAVLAALFNEELGAVIQIRKADRAVVMQVLRGAGLATCSHVIGHPNDSDELRVIRATRSLLCEKRVDLQSAWSETSFLIQSLRDNPVTAKQEFERLQDATDPGLNAKVSFDPAENVAAPFIGVAAAPRIAILREQGVNGQVEMAHAFTRAGFDAIDVHMSDIISGRISLADFKGFAACGGFSYGDVLGAGEGWAKSVLFNPRARDEFGAFFQRSDSFALGVCNGCQMMSNLHEIIPGAENWPHLERNGSEQYEARTVLVEVRESPSILFAGMSGSRLPVATAHGEGRAVFRDAAQQDAVRWLCAAQFVDNQGRATEQFPANPNGSPLGMTAFTTPDGRFTIMMPHPERVALNVNLSWRPVDWPVADVDGKPAFSPWMRMFQNARRWVG